The proteins below come from a single Thermopolyspora flexuosa genomic window:
- the cydB gene encoding cytochrome d ubiquinol oxidase subunit II has translation MDLVTVWFVLVAVLWTGYFVLEGFDFGVGALLPLLARDEAERRQVLATIGPVWDGNEVWLITAVGAMFAAFPGWYSGLLSAWYLPLLGILAALIVRGVGLEWRGKVGSARERALCDAGIVAGSVLPAFLWGAVFGGMLGGTALAAAVGGAFSLTLAALHGAAFVALKTAGPVRLRARRLALRAAAAAVPAALAALPAIPAAREARPLPWVAAGAATAALAAGVVLAWRRREGAAFTATAAAIACTTAALFGVLWHSPLPGLTVAEAASGPYTLTVMTWIAAVALPFVLAYQGWTYWVFRKRLTRAAVSPSPPGKRPATPRRVAGGTR, from the coding sequence ATGGATCTCGTCACCGTCTGGTTCGTCCTCGTCGCCGTGCTGTGGACCGGCTACTTCGTGCTGGAGGGCTTCGACTTCGGCGTGGGCGCGCTGCTGCCGCTGCTCGCCCGGGACGAGGCCGAGCGCCGCCAGGTGCTCGCCACGATCGGCCCGGTGTGGGACGGTAACGAGGTCTGGCTCATCACCGCGGTCGGCGCCATGTTCGCCGCGTTCCCGGGCTGGTACTCCGGCCTGCTCAGCGCCTGGTACCTGCCGCTGCTCGGCATCCTCGCCGCGCTGATCGTGCGCGGCGTCGGGCTGGAGTGGCGGGGCAAGGTGGGCTCGGCCCGGGAGCGCGCGCTCTGCGACGCGGGCATCGTGGCCGGGAGCGTGCTGCCCGCCTTCCTGTGGGGCGCCGTGTTCGGCGGCATGCTCGGCGGCACGGCCCTCGCCGCCGCGGTGGGCGGGGCGTTCTCCCTCACCCTCGCCGCACTGCACGGCGCGGCCTTCGTCGCGTTGAAGACCGCGGGCCCGGTACGGCTGCGCGCCCGCCGCCTCGCGCTGCGCGCGGCGGCCGCCGCCGTACCGGCCGCCCTCGCCGCGCTGCCCGCGATCCCGGCCGCCCGGGAGGCCCGGCCGCTGCCCTGGGTCGCCGCGGGCGCCGCGACCGCCGCGCTCGCCGCCGGGGTCGTCCTGGCCTGGCGCCGCCGCGAGGGCGCCGCCTTCACCGCCACCGCCGCGGCGATCGCCTGCACCACGGCCGCCCTGTTCGGCGTGCTGTGGCACTCCCCGCTGCCCGGCCTCACGGTCGCCGAGGCCGCCTCCGGGCCGTACACCCTCACCGTGATGACCTGGATCGCCGCGGTCGCCCTCCCGTTCGTCCTCGCCTACCAGGGCTGGACGTACTGGGTGTTCCGCAAGCGCCTGACCAGGGCGGCCGTGTCGCCGTCGCCGCCCGGGAAGCGGCCCGCGACGCCGCGCCGCGTCGCGGGCGGGACGAGGTGA
- a CDS encoding cytochrome ubiquinol oxidase subunit I, which produces MDALDLARWQFGVTTIYHFLFVPLTIGLGTFVAALQTAWHRTGREHYLTLTKFFGRLFLINFAMGVVTGIVQEFQFGMNWSEYSRFVGDVFGAPLAMEALLAFFLESTFLGLWIFGWDRLPRRVHLATIWAAVIGSNLSAYFILAANAWMKHPVGYEVVDGRARLTDIWAVLTNSTALAQVPHVIAASFTVAGGFVLAVCGYRILRERRTAGGPGEAPMWRSAMRGALVMTAVAGVVVAASGDASARLLHEQQPAKLAAAEGLRHDRSAAPFSVVPGVEVPGLLSVLAAHDVDATVQGIDDIQRRYEQRFGPGDYTPNLPLVYWSFRVMIGFGLVTAGLAALGLWLTRTRRIRGPGGAAWRAARPVPGWFARLCLLALPLPTAASIAGWLLAEMGRQPWTVMGELLTAASVSPGVTLTEVAVSLTVFTLLYGALAVAEGVLLARHVKAGPAPEPAPPQDSPEPAAPGRPALLMY; this is translated from the coding sequence TTGGACGCGCTTGATCTGGCACGGTGGCAGTTCGGGGTCACCACGATCTACCACTTCCTGTTCGTCCCGTTGACGATCGGGCTGGGGACCTTCGTCGCGGCGCTGCAGACCGCCTGGCACCGCACGGGCCGGGAGCACTACCTCACGCTCACGAAGTTCTTCGGCAGGCTCTTCCTCATCAACTTCGCCATGGGCGTGGTCACCGGCATCGTGCAGGAGTTCCAGTTCGGCATGAACTGGAGCGAGTACTCCCGCTTCGTCGGTGACGTGTTCGGCGCGCCGCTGGCGATGGAGGCGCTGCTCGCCTTCTTCCTGGAGTCGACCTTCCTCGGCCTGTGGATCTTCGGCTGGGACCGGCTGCCGCGGCGCGTCCACCTGGCGACGATCTGGGCCGCGGTGATCGGCTCGAACCTGTCGGCGTACTTCATCCTCGCCGCGAACGCCTGGATGAAGCACCCGGTGGGCTACGAGGTGGTCGACGGCCGCGCCCGCCTGACCGACATCTGGGCCGTGCTCACCAACTCCACCGCGCTCGCCCAGGTGCCGCACGTGATCGCCGCCTCGTTCACGGTCGCGGGCGGCTTCGTGCTCGCCGTCTGCGGCTACCGCATCCTGCGCGAGCGCCGTACGGCGGGCGGCCCCGGCGAGGCGCCGATGTGGCGGAGCGCCATGCGCGGCGCGCTGGTCATGACCGCGGTCGCGGGCGTGGTCGTCGCGGCCAGCGGCGACGCGTCGGCCCGGCTCCTCCACGAGCAGCAGCCGGCGAAGCTCGCCGCCGCCGAGGGCCTGCGCCACGACCGGTCCGCCGCGCCGTTCTCGGTCGTGCCCGGCGTCGAGGTGCCCGGCCTGCTCAGCGTGCTCGCCGCGCACGACGTCGACGCCACGGTCCAGGGGATCGACGACATCCAGCGGCGCTACGAGCAGCGGTTCGGCCCCGGCGACTACACGCCGAACCTGCCGCTCGTCTACTGGTCGTTCCGCGTGATGATCGGCTTCGGCCTGGTCACGGCGGGCCTGGCGGCGCTGGGCCTGTGGCTCACCCGCACCCGCCGCATCCGCGGCCCCGGCGGCGCGGCCTGGCGGGCGGCGCGCCCGGTGCCCGGCTGGTTCGCCCGGCTGTGCCTGCTCGCGCTCCCGCTGCCCACGGCCGCGTCGATCGCGGGCTGGCTGCTCGCCGAGATGGGCCGCCAGCCGTGGACGGTCATGGGCGAGCTGCTCACCGCGGCGAGCGTCTCCCCCGGCGTCACCCTCACCGAGGTGGCCGTCTCGCTGACCGTCTTCACCCTCCTGTACGGCGCGCTCGCGGTGGCCGAGGGCGTGCTGCTGGCGCGCCACGTCAAGGCGGGCCCCGCGCCCGAGCCGGCGCCGCCGCAGGACAGCCCCGAACCGGCCGCGCCCGGCCGTCCCGCCCTCCTCATGTACTGA
- the dhbA gene encoding 2,3-dihydro-2,3-dihydroxybenzoate dehydrogenase, with the protein MNGITGRIAVVTGAAQGIGAAVCAGLAKAGATVAAFDVRPVPETNPGRPYRVDVRDAAAVEEAVDRVERELGPVDILVNVAGVLQPGPVTSITDEQWRRHFAVNTDGVFHLCRAVARRMVPRRRGAIVTVASNAAGIPRMDMAAYAASKAAAALFTKCLGLELARHGIRCNVVSPGSTDTAMLAALGIADPVGGDLKRYRVGIPLGRVAAPEDIADAVLFLASDQARHITMHDLYVDGGATLRA; encoded by the coding sequence GTGAACGGCATCACCGGCAGGATCGCCGTGGTCACCGGCGCGGCCCAGGGCATCGGCGCCGCCGTGTGCGCCGGGCTCGCCAAGGCCGGGGCCACCGTGGCCGCGTTCGACGTCCGGCCCGTGCCCGAGACCAACCCGGGCCGGCCGTACCGGGTGGACGTGCGCGACGCGGCGGCCGTGGAGGAGGCCGTCGACCGGGTCGAGCGGGAGCTGGGGCCGGTCGACATCCTCGTCAACGTGGCCGGAGTGCTGCAGCCCGGGCCGGTCACGTCGATCACCGACGAGCAGTGGCGGCGGCACTTCGCGGTCAACACCGACGGCGTCTTCCACCTGTGCCGGGCCGTCGCCCGGCGCATGGTGCCGCGCCGCCGCGGCGCGATCGTCACGGTCGCGTCGAACGCGGCCGGCATCCCGCGCATGGACATGGCCGCCTACGCCGCGTCCAAGGCCGCGGCCGCCCTGTTCACCAAGTGCCTCGGGCTGGAGCTCGCCCGCCACGGCATCCGCTGCAACGTGGTCTCGCCCGGCTCGACCGACACCGCGATGCTCGCCGCGCTCGGCATCGCCGACCCGGTCGGCGGCGACCTGAAGCGGTACCGGGTCGGCATCCCGCTCGGCCGGGTCGCCGCCCCCGAGGACATCGCCGACGCGGTGCTCTTCCTCGCCTCCGACCAGGCCCGGCACATCACCATGCACGACCTGTACGTCGACGGCGGGGCCACGCTGCGCGCCTGA